From Anaerolineae bacterium, one genomic window encodes:
- a CDS encoding NAD(P)/FAD-dependent oxidoreductase, giving the protein MPRPDATTIGQITTSGRQVTRRVWEADVLVVGAGPAGSAVAMQLAVADWDVLLVDRARFPRDKTCGDGLTPRAVKALQELGVLDKVAAQAHCVTGADLFSPSGYRLHVNFADYLDGWPHFGLTIPRFQLDDTLREHARAQGARFLPDCKVLGPVASDVVGRGDLLGQCGGEPCLLRARLVILATGVNLPLLRAWGFVNRMPPTVSAARAYWEGVRDPSENFEFYFDRRLDRGYAWLFPLGGGRANIGLGLFPHGRQEPPSAARELLPFLEQHPALAQRLQGARRAGPVKGYPLRTDFPRHPVVRDGVMLVGEACGLVNPVTGEGIDLALESGLLAAEVADRALRDGRPNMRGLSPYERELRARFARFFWEMRWMVRLAMRPRALDILIRQSLRHSELARVIIHITLGFVLPHMAFTPQVWRALLS; this is encoded by the coding sequence ATGCCTCGGCCTGATGCCACAACGATCGGACAGATAACAACTTCTGGCCGGCAGGTTACTCGACGCGTCTGGGAGGCAGATGTCCTCGTCGTGGGGGCTGGGCCGGCTGGCAGCGCGGTGGCCATGCAGCTTGCCGTGGCTGATTGGGACGTGCTCCTGGTGGATCGCGCTCGTTTTCCCCGAGATAAGACCTGTGGCGATGGGCTTACCCCTCGCGCGGTGAAAGCGCTCCAGGAGCTAGGTGTGCTAGACAAGGTCGCCGCGCAGGCCCATTGCGTGACTGGAGCCGATCTGTTCTCCCCTTCCGGATATCGGCTTCACGTCAACTTCGCCGATTATCTCGATGGATGGCCGCATTTCGGCCTGACCATTCCCCGTTTTCAGCTGGATGACACACTACGAGAGCACGCGCGCGCTCAGGGCGCTCGCTTTCTGCCCGACTGCAAGGTCCTTGGCCCTGTTGCATCTGACGTGGTGGGGAGAGGTGACCTCCTGGGCCAATGCGGCGGAGAGCCATGTCTCCTGCGCGCCCGCCTGGTGATCCTCGCCACGGGGGTCAACCTGCCGCTTTTACGTGCTTGGGGCTTTGTGAATCGTATGCCTCCGACTGTCTCAGCCGCACGCGCCTATTGGGAGGGGGTAAGGGATCCCTCAGAAAACTTCGAGTTTTACTTCGATCGCCGGCTCGATCGCGGATACGCCTGGTTGTTTCCCTTGGGGGGGGGTCGGGCCAACATCGGCTTGGGGTTGTTTCCCCACGGCCGCCAGGAGCCTCCATCAGCGGCGCGCGAGCTGTTGCCTTTCCTAGAGCAGCACCCAGCATTAGCCCAGCGGCTGCAGGGCGCACGGCGCGCGGGACCGGTCAAAGGGTATCCGCTGCGCACCGATTTCCCACGCCATCCGGTAGTGCGGGACGGTGTGATGCTGGTAGGCGAGGCTTGCGGACTGGTCAACCCGGTGACGGGCGAGGGAATTGACCTGGCGCTGGAGAGCGGTCTGTTGGCTGCTGAAGTGGCTGATCGGGCCCTGCGAGATGGGCGCCCCAATATGAGGGGGCTGAGCCCCTATGAGCGCGAGTTGCGCGCCCGTTTCGCCCGCTTCTTTTGGGAAATGCGTTGGATGGTGCGGTTGGCGATGAGGCCGCGAGCGTTGGACATCCTGATCCGCCAGAGCCTGCGGCACTCCGAGCTAGCTCGTGTCATCATCCATATCACCCT
- a CDS encoding tRNA 2-thiocytidine biosynthesis TtcA family protein, producing the protein MSRSAARRIEHQAFFLLKSVNRAIRDYNMIHDGDRIAVAVSGGKDSLSLLYLLNARRRRAPERYELVAIHIRGDARGPSPPHTPLEDWLARSGIPFVAEDFELPADEPLPMNCQRCTWNRRKQLFLAADRLGCNVVALGHHADDLAETALLNLFRHGRVDGMAPCAEYFGGRLRLIRPLIYVWEKELRCFARALELPPPPPVCPRSQNTLREKAAALLHLADLDFPHARLHLCRIALRAALRSSELSDMRSCWAEGVHQPTPEPLRGRDASA; encoded by the coding sequence ATGAGTAGAAGCGCTGCGCGCCGAATCGAACACCAGGCTTTCTTTCTGTTGAAATCGGTTAACCGGGCCATCCGCGATTACAACATGATCCACGATGGAGACCGCATCGCAGTAGCAGTATCTGGCGGCAAGGATAGCCTGAGCCTGCTGTATCTGCTGAACGCTCGTCGGCGTCGCGCTCCGGAGCGCTATGAATTGGTGGCCATTCATATCCGCGGCGACGCGCGTGGCCCTTCTCCGCCTCATACTCCGCTGGAAGACTGGCTGGCAAGATCTGGGATCCCGTTTGTGGCAGAGGATTTCGAGCTTCCGGCCGATGAGCCACTCCCGATGAACTGCCAACGCTGTACCTGGAACCGCCGCAAGCAGCTTTTCCTCGCCGCCGACCGATTGGGATGTAATGTGGTCGCTTTGGGCCACCATGCCGATGATCTGGCTGAGACCGCTTTGCTGAACTTGTTTCGGCATGGGCGCGTGGATGGGATGGCACCTTGCGCAGAGTACTTTGGAGGCCGACTTCGTCTGATCCGCCCGCTGATCTATGTCTGGGAGAAGGAGTTGCGCTGCTTTGCGCGCGCGCTCGAGCTTCCTCCGCCGCCGCCGGTTTGTCCGCGCAGTCAGAACACCCTTCGCGAAAAAGCCGCAGCGCTATTGCATCTGGCGGATTTGGACTTCCCTCACGCTCGGCTACACCTGTGTCGCATCGCGCTCAGAGCAGCTTTACGATCCTCAGAGCTCTCGGACATGCGTTCGTGCTGGGCTGAGGGTGTCCATCAGCCGACCCCTGAACCCTTAAGAGGGCGCGATGCCTCGGCCTGA
- a CDS encoding AAA family ATPase, which yields MLNLLLIGLSFIFRLLFAIAFVIIQFVAIFWFMAQTKVEIIRPGDPKQVTFADYKGQPNLLKLVRQWISLLSDRSKFQEMGGQFINGLLLYGEPGTGKTFLAKAMAGEAGVAFISIEGSGFRAMFWGVDVLRMIWFVRKARKLAREYGACIAYIDEIDAVGVSRGGVMGGQGQTGVGWGGGFPFFGGTGALTRLLYEMDGIGEMTRWEKWRAKWYQFRKKPIPPRNWHVLFMGSTNRPDVLDPALTRPGRFDRIIVVDKPDRAGRREIIKYYLSKIKHDDTVDIEAIVSDTAWATPAKIMSAITKDAVRLALFDGRDKVSQRDIELAFQEQAMGLENPIEEMQEDQRRQVAYHEAGHAVAQHYLRPDERIVRVSIIRRSEALGYVLPVPNYDIYALPLRTIVADIMVSLAGHVAVKLFLGEYWTGAQSDFQQIRNRLWTLASLGYFGPPIVDPAFLARGDVRHPEIERFWKQAEESVEQLLRQHAREVEAVAQALLAKGDLTGKECLEIMAKAAAQDGHREDGQATVEALVPEAMAVASASPNGDQVPQPALPTEGEAARP from the coding sequence GTGCTTAACCTCCTGTTAATTGGCCTGAGCTTCATTTTCCGCCTTCTGTTCGCCATCGCGTTCGTCATCATCCAATTCGTAGCGATCTTCTGGTTCATGGCCCAGACCAAGGTCGAGATCATCCGTCCTGGTGATCCCAAGCAGGTCACCTTCGCCGATTACAAGGGACAGCCCAACCTGTTGAAGCTGGTCCGGCAGTGGATCTCGCTCCTATCAGACCGCAGCAAGTTTCAGGAGATGGGGGGGCAATTCATCAACGGCTTGCTGTTGTATGGCGAGCCGGGGACAGGCAAGACGTTCCTGGCCAAAGCGATGGCTGGTGAGGCAGGCGTGGCTTTCATCTCGATCGAGGGCTCCGGCTTTCGGGCGATGTTCTGGGGTGTGGATGTGCTGCGCATGATCTGGTTCGTACGTAAGGCCCGTAAGCTGGCTCGCGAGTATGGCGCGTGTATTGCCTATATTGATGAGATTGATGCTGTGGGCGTATCACGCGGCGGGGTAATGGGTGGCCAGGGGCAGACCGGCGTGGGCTGGGGAGGGGGATTCCCCTTCTTCGGGGGCACCGGCGCGCTCACCCGGCTGCTCTATGAGATGGACGGCATCGGGGAGATGACGCGCTGGGAGAAATGGCGTGCCAAGTGGTATCAATTCCGCAAGAAGCCCATTCCACCGCGCAATTGGCATGTACTGTTTATGGGCTCGACTAATCGCCCGGATGTGCTCGATCCGGCCCTCACTCGACCAGGCCGCTTTGATCGCATCATCGTGGTGGATAAGCCCGATCGCGCGGGGCGGCGGGAGATCATCAAGTACTATTTGAGCAAGATCAAGCACGATGATACGGTGGACATCGAGGCCATCGTCAGCGACACCGCCTGGGCCACGCCAGCCAAGATCATGTCGGCCATCACCAAGGACGCCGTGCGCCTTGCTCTCTTCGATGGCCGCGATAAGGTGAGCCAGCGCGACATTGAGCTCGCCTTCCAAGAGCAGGCGATGGGCCTAGAGAACCCCATTGAGGAAATGCAGGAAGACCAGCGCCGACAGGTCGCCTACCATGAGGCCGGCCATGCCGTCGCGCAGCATTACCTGCGCCCCGACGAACGGATCGTGCGCGTGAGCATCATCCGGCGTTCAGAGGCGCTGGGCTACGTGCTGCCAGTGCCCAACTACGACATTTATGCCCTGCCCCTGCGCACGATCGTGGCCGATATCATGGTGTCGTTGGCCGGCCATGTAGCGGTGAAGCTCTTCCTGGGTGAATATTGGACCGGCGCACAATCGGACTTCCAGCAGATCCGGAATCGCCTGTGGACACTGGCCAGCCTAGGCTACTTCGGTCCCCCGATTGTTGACCCGGCTTTCCTAGCGCGCGGCGATGTCCGACATCCGGAGATCGAACGCTTTTGGAAGCAGGCCGAGGAGAGCGTTGAGCAGCTCCTGCGTCAGCATGCCCGCGAGGTTGAAGCGGTGGCCCAGGCCCTGCTGGCCAAAGGAGACCTGACGGGGAAGGAGTGCTTGGAGATCATGGCGAAAGCGGCTGCCCAAGACGGCCACCGAGAGGATGGCCAAGCGACTGTAGAGGCCCTGGTCCCCGAAGCGATGGCGGTGGCCTCCGCTTCACCTAACGGCGACCAGGTTCCTCAACCAGCCCTGCCGACAGAGGGCGAGGCGGCAAGGCCATAA
- a CDS encoding class A beta-lactamase-related serine hydrolase yields MRKSRLFLLGMVAFLAVSLGPRLWAYEQEMGPIPPGVIVAGMDLSGVQTLDEAARQLGESLAQPVIVRYAEQRLVLYPSEIGFQPDLQATLAEAASHRRGEHFWRGFWAQIAHQPPPRVEVPLHFTLDTTALARWFQEVASRNDRAPQPPRVIPGTGQIAPGKPGRRLDAQASVAGLVAALTSTTNRQVDLVVVEEPAPGPEISLLRELLLDRLKGFPGIPAVWVRDLRNRREIGINEEVAYAAMSTLKIPILIEVYRRLNAAPDASMQALISDMMLQSGNYSSNQLLEFIGDGDPERGAQVLTESVRRLGLRNTFMAAPFYSSSETVPHIVTPANQRKDLDTKPDPFMQTTAKDMGLLMEMIVQCADGGGTLLAAYPGQITPDECHQMIDWMLKLRVGALLELGLPEGTPFAHKHGFIDDTHGDVGVVWGPNGPFVLSVFLYKPVWLEWPLSSAVMADIARITYEFLTNYPP; encoded by the coding sequence ATGCGTAAGTCTCGCCTGTTTTTGCTGGGGATGGTGGCCTTTCTGGCGGTTTCTCTCGGTCCTCGGCTCTGGGCCTACGAGCAAGAAATGGGGCCCATTCCGCCAGGGGTAATTGTGGCTGGGATGGACCTAAGCGGGGTTCAGACCTTGGACGAGGCTGCCCGGCAATTGGGTGAATCCCTTGCCCAGCCGGTGATCGTTCGTTATGCTGAACAGCGCCTGGTTTTGTACCCCTCTGAGATCGGCTTCCAGCCTGATCTGCAGGCGACGCTAGCGGAGGCAGCAAGTCACCGGCGCGGTGAGCACTTCTGGCGCGGCTTCTGGGCTCAAATCGCCCATCAGCCGCCACCCCGAGTGGAAGTCCCCTTGCATTTCACCCTCGACACCACGGCACTGGCCCGCTGGTTTCAGGAAGTCGCCTCTCGTAATGATCGCGCCCCGCAACCTCCTCGGGTTATTCCGGGCACCGGCCAGATTGCGCCAGGCAAGCCAGGACGCCGACTGGACGCGCAGGCCTCGGTGGCAGGCCTGGTCGCCGCCTTGACTAGCACTACCAATCGGCAAGTAGACCTGGTAGTGGTTGAGGAGCCGGCGCCCGGGCCTGAGATCTCACTGCTGCGTGAACTGTTGCTAGATCGCTTGAAGGGCTTTCCAGGGATTCCAGCCGTATGGGTGCGCGATCTCCGTAACCGACGTGAGATCGGCATCAACGAGGAAGTGGCCTATGCGGCGATGAGCACGCTCAAGATACCCATTCTGATCGAGGTGTATCGCCGGCTGAATGCCGCGCCGGACGCTTCGATGCAGGCCCTGATCTCTGACATGATGCTGCAGAGTGGCAACTATTCCTCCAATCAGTTGCTGGAGTTCATCGGCGATGGTGACCCTGAGCGGGGCGCGCAGGTGCTGACAGAGTCGGTGCGCCGGCTCGGGCTGCGCAACACGTTTATGGCTGCCCCATTCTATAGCTCATCGGAGACGGTTCCCCATATCGTGACACCGGCCAACCAGCGTAAAGACTTGGACACCAAGCCAGATCCGTTCATGCAAACGACAGCCAAAGACATGGGCCTGCTGATGGAGATGATCGTACAGTGTGCCGACGGAGGGGGCACGTTGTTGGCCGCGTATCCTGGCCAGATCACCCCGGACGAGTGTCACCAAATGATTGACTGGATGCTCAAGCTACGCGTGGGGGCCTTGCTGGAGCTGGGATTGCCAGAGGGGACACCGTTCGCGCACAAGCATGGCTTCATTGACGATACCCACGGCGATGTGGGGGTAGTCTGGGGGCCAAATGGGCCTTTCGTGCTCTCCGTCTTTCTGTACAAGCCGGTATGGCTGGAATGGCCGCTCAGCTCCGCTGTCATGGCCGATATTGCCCGCATCACGTACGAGTTCCTAACAAACTATCCGCCGTGA
- the guaA gene encoding glutamine-hydrolyzing GMP synthase: MTREAIAVVDFGSQYAQLIARRVREAHVYCELIPWDAPDEAFQRLEPRGFILSGGPASVYEPGAPRLPRAVVQAGKPVLGICYGMQVLAHELGGRVAPAAEREYGPAELAVLAPDVPLFAGLPLCELVWMSHGDRIEALPPGWSILARTENSPVAAMGDVARGWYGLQFHPEVAHTRYGREILHNFLYRVCGCQGTWTPGAFIDEAVADIRKQVGDGRVVCGLSGGVDSAVTAALVGRAIGDQLTCIFVNTGLLRQGEPQQVVETFERSLGLRLIAVDASEEFLADLEGITDPEEKRKRIGARFIRVFEREARALGRVDFLAQGTLYPDVIESTTAETRAAQKIKTHHNVGGLPPDLPFRLIEPLRYLFKDEVRAVGEALGLPEEIVWRHPFPGPGLAIRVLGEVTWPRLETLRKADAILLEELRAAGLYRQTAQVFAVLLPVRSVGVMGDGRTYADVVALRAVTTEDFMTADWARLPYELLARISSRIVNEVPGVNRVVYDITSKPPGTIEWE, encoded by the coding sequence ATGACGCGTGAAGCGATCGCCGTGGTGGATTTCGGTTCCCAATACGCGCAATTGATCGCCCGGCGCGTGCGCGAGGCGCATGTCTACTGTGAACTGATCCCCTGGGATGCGCCGGATGAGGCCTTCCAGCGCCTGGAGCCGCGTGGATTCATCCTCTCTGGAGGGCCGGCCAGCGTCTACGAGCCAGGCGCACCGCGGTTGCCTCGTGCCGTAGTCCAAGCAGGGAAGCCAGTGCTGGGTATCTGTTATGGGATGCAGGTGCTCGCCCATGAGCTGGGTGGGCGCGTAGCCCCAGCAGCCGAGCGCGAATACGGCCCGGCAGAGTTGGCCGTATTGGCCCCCGATGTGCCATTATTTGCGGGCCTACCCCTGTGTGAACTAGTCTGGATGAGCCACGGCGATCGGATTGAAGCCTTGCCGCCCGGTTGGTCCATCTTGGCCCGCACTGAGAATTCACCGGTGGCCGCAATGGGTGATGTGGCGCGCGGCTGGTATGGCCTGCAGTTTCATCCCGAGGTCGCGCACACTCGCTATGGCCGCGAGATCCTGCACAACTTCCTCTACCGTGTGTGTGGATGCCAGGGGACCTGGACGCCAGGGGCTTTCATTGACGAGGCGGTGGCGGACATTCGCAAGCAGGTGGGCGATGGCCGCGTGGTCTGTGGGTTGAGCGGTGGTGTGGATTCGGCTGTGACGGCGGCACTGGTCGGCCGCGCCATCGGCGACCAACTCACCTGCATTTTCGTCAACACTGGGCTATTACGCCAAGGCGAGCCACAACAGGTCGTGGAGACCTTCGAGCGCTCGTTAGGGTTACGGTTGATAGCCGTGGACGCCAGTGAGGAGTTCCTGGCCGATCTGGAGGGCATAACCGATCCCGAAGAAAAGCGCAAGCGGATCGGCGCTCGTTTCATTCGCGTGTTCGAGCGCGAGGCACGGGCCTTAGGGCGGGTGGATTTTCTGGCCCAGGGGACCTTGTATCCGGATGTGATCGAGTCTACCACAGCGGAGACACGGGCGGCGCAGAAAATCAAGACGCACCACAACGTGGGAGGCCTGCCACCTGATCTGCCATTCCGGTTGATCGAGCCGCTGCGCTATCTCTTCAAGGACGAGGTGCGGGCGGTGGGTGAAGCATTGGGGTTGCCCGAGGAGATCGTTTGGCGGCATCCCTTCCCAGGCCCAGGACTAGCCATTCGCGTCTTGGGAGAGGTGACCTGGCCGCGCCTGGAGACGTTGCGCAAAGCGGACGCAATCCTGCTGGAGGAGCTGCGCGCCGCAGGCCTCTATCGGCAAACGGCGCAGGTCTTTGCGGTGTTGCTGCCGGTGCGATCCGTGGGCGTGATGGGGGATGGCCGCACCTATGCCGATGTGGTGGCCTTACGGGCGGTGACCACGGAGGACTTCATGACCGCCGATTGGGCGCGGCTCCCTTACGAGTTGCTAGCGCGCATCAGCAGCCGCATTGTGAACGAGGTGCCGGGCGTCAACCGAGTCGTCTATGACATTACTTCCAAGCCGCCCGGTACCATCGAGTGGGAATGA